One Lycium ferocissimum isolate CSIRO_LF1 unplaced genomic scaffold, AGI_CSIRO_Lferr_CH_V1 ctg2550, whole genome shotgun sequence genomic region harbors:
- the LOC132043493 gene encoding calcium-dependent protein kinase 26-like, with product MGNNCVNAKISKDGIFSYSWWSRSPELIEYEKKESTSQASTSQKETEGPNSVQNNPPEPVKIESKPSDIKGPEQVIIILTDEKKDARVVKPEDMIKIIVEEKEKPAEPEKPRKPHNVKRMASAGLQVDSVLKTKTGHLKEYYNLGEKLGHGQFGTTFLCIEKGTGKKYACKSIAKRKLLTDEDVEDVRREIQIMHHLSGLPNVISIKGAYEDAVAVHVVMELCTGGELFDRIVKRGHYSERQAAELARTIVGVVEACHSLGVMHRDLKPENFLFVNEEEDSPLKTIDFGLSMFFKPGQIFDDVVGSPYYVAPEVLRKRYGPEADIWSAGVIIYILLSGIPPFWGESEQEIFDEVLNGDIDFELDPWPKISQGAKDLVRRMLVRDPKKRLTAYEVLCHPWVQIDGVAPDKPLDSAIFTRLTQFSAMNKLKKMAIRVIAERLSEEEIAGLKEMFKMIDTDNSGQITFNELKIGLKKFGSNLNESEIHDLMKAADIDNSGTIDYGEFVAAMLHANKIEKEDYLFAAFSYFDKDGSGYITSDELQKACEEFGIGDVHLEEMIQEADQDNDGRIDYNEFVAMMHKGNADLGKKRMPNNFNIGFREAMVAC from the exons ATGGGGAATAACTGTGTTAATGCAAAGATCTCAAAGGATGGAATCTTCAGCTACTCTTGGTGGTCGCGATCACCAGAGTTGATCGAGTATGAGAAAAAGGAAAGCACTTCCCAAGCATCTACTAGTCAAAAAGAGACTGAAGGTCCTAATTCCGTTCAGAATAATCCGCCTGAACCGGTGAAGATAGAAAGTAAGCCATCAGATATAAAAGGGCCCGAGCAGGTTATCATTATATTGACGGATGAGAAGAAAGATGCTCGGGTGGTGAAACCAGAAGACATGATCAAGATAATAGTCGAGGAAAAGGAAAAGCCAGCTGAGCCTGAAAAACCGAGGAAGCCTCATAATGTGAAGAGGATGGCTAGTGCAGGACTCCAAGTTGATTCTGTTTTGAAAACCAAAACCGGTCATCTAAAGGAGTACTATAATCTAGGTGAAAAACTCGGTCATGGACAATTTGGTACCACATTCCTCTGTATAGAAAAGGGAACAGGAAAGAAGTATGCTTGTAAGTCTATTGCAAAAAGGAAGTTGTTGACAGATGAAGATGTGGAAGATGTACGGAGAGAAATCCAGATCATGCATCACTTGTCGGGACTTCCAAACGTTATTTCAATCAAAGGGGCTTATGAAGATGCTGTGGCGGTTCATGTTGTGATGGAATTGTGTACTGGAGGCGAGCTATTTGATCGGATTGTTAAGCGGGGCCACTACTCGGAGAGACAAGCTGCTGAGCTTGCAAGAACGATAGTTGGCGTGGTAGAGGCTTGCCACTCTCTCGGAGTGATGCATCGGGACCTTAAGCCTGAAAATTTTCTCTTTGTCAATGAGGAAGAGGATTCGCCTCTTAAGACTATAGATTTCGGGCTTTCAATGTTCTTCAAGCCAG GGCAAATATtcgatgatgttgttggaaGCCCTTATTATGTTGCTCCAGAAGTTTTACGTAAGCGTTATGGTCCAGAGGCTGATATCTGGAGTGCAGGTGTTATAATTTACATTCTTCTAAGTGGCATTCCTCCATTTTGGGGCG AAAGTGAACAGGAAATATTTGATGAAGTTTTAAATGGTGATATTGACTTCGAGTTGGATCCTTGGCCTAAAATTTCTCAAGGTGCGAAAGACTTGGTCAGGAGAATGCTTGTCAGAGACCCTAAAAAACGACTAACAGCATATGAAGTTTTAT GTCATCCTTGGGTGCAGATTGATGGTGTGGCCCCAGATAAGCCTCTTGATTCTGCAATATTTACGCGCTTAACGCAGTTTTCTGCTATGAACAAGTTGAAGAAAATGGCTATCAGG GTTATTGCAGAGAGACTTTCAGAAGAGGAAATCGCTGGCTTGAAAGAGATGTTCAAGATGATTGACACAGATAACAGTGGCCAAATTACTTTCAATGAGCTAAAGATAGGATTAAAGAAATTTGGATCTAATCTTAATGAATCAGAGATACACGATTTGATGAAGGCT GCGGATATTGACAATAGTGGAACGATTGACTATGGGGAGTTTGTAGCTGCAATGTTGCACGCCAACAAAATCGAGAAGGAAGATTATTTGTTTGCAGCTTTCTCATATTTCGACAAAGATGGAAGCGGATATATTACATCTGATGAGCTCCAAAAGGCCTGTGAGGAATTCGGCATTGGGGATGTTCACTTGGAAGAAATGATACAAGAAGCTGATCAAGACAAT GATGGTCGGATCGATTATAATGAGTTTGTGGCCATGATGCACAAAGGAAATGCAGATTTGGGTAAGAAACGGATGCCAAATAATTTTAACATCGGATTTAGGGAGGCGATGGTGGCATGCTGA
- the LOC132043491 gene encoding putative pentatricopeptide repeat-containing protein At5g06400, mitochondrial has translation MFQTKMILKCIYKQRLLISRNNLLNSRFNTFSSSISTKSSKFHKSKKTENTNSKNKNEPQNFTSLFNEIRDILGTDNVMVNETPYEPTNLKDTQVVDSLNCTLSVRENAKLKDSLSCTESVCENAKQSKEMEISLYKNNNNIPSVIPQVESGEGRIYAHITLTLGGKEVVSDNVRENAKQSKELEDSSYNNNNIPSVIPQVGFGEGSVYADLAATLGGRETISDNVRANAKKSTELEMRNLHENTQMEDLVKSDVSPIVHKITGILRSECDVLSMEEKLENEGFEYNEEVVEKVLKRCFKVPHLALRFFNWVKSRKGFGHTTSTYNTMIYMAAEAKEFRLVDELVMEMETSSCQKNLKTWSILLSHYGNAKLIGKALSMFEQLKKLGYEPDLRAYKIMLSSLCNAGKADIALEYFNEMIHKGFILDAAMVGQLLKCLANSGNIAGVHKVGDDMISFSSIPENHVYGLMLKSFCIAGRITEALELIRDLKNKNMNLDSEIFTTLVKGLCRAERIDDALEIVEIVKKRNGAVENLYAVLISAYLRRNEISKALNLFQSMKGSGNLPNVSTYTNLMQHLFRVNEFQEALNLYTEMTEMGVELDTVAATAVIAGYIGQNRISEAWEVFENMKDKGIVFSRKSYTIFINELSKVSRTNDIFKVLNEMKASKMVIGNDIFQDVLSYLERKGDTKNINRIKLLQWGHKVYNQENETLEASSQQERILELNSENLEQVSSASNLSIESDVHEICQILLSSTDWCLIQEKLEKCDIRFKPEIVVEVLRNFRLQGRMALQFFSWVEKQTNYRHTTESYNMAIKIAGQGKDFTQMRNLFSDMRRNGCLVTAHTWTIMIMQYGKTGLTDIAVRTFKEMKDRGCKPTESTYKALITSLCQKKGRRIDESVKIFQEMIQAGYSPDKELIEAYLGCLCELGKLRDARSCAESLQKLGFSTPLTYSLYIRPLCRAGRLEEALALINEVDDEQNILNQYVYGSLVHALLQKGQLEEALARIESMKQVGVHPTPHVYTSLMGYFFRAKQVGKALEIFEEMKDSGCEPTIITYSALIRGYMNVGKVSDAWNVFHQMKRNGPYPDFKAYSMFISCLCRIGNSEEALRLLSEMLDIGIVPSTVNYRTVFYGLNREGKQDLAKTVLHMKLDVKRRRKFLT, from the exons ATGTTCCAAACGAAAATGATTTTGAAGTGCATTTACAAACAAAGACTTCTAATTTCTAGAAATAATCTGTTGAATTCAAGATTCaacactttttcttcttcaatttccaCTAAGTCATCTAAGTTTCACAAATCCAAGAAAACTGAAAACACCAATTCAAAAAACAAGAATGAACCCCAGAATTTCACTTCACTCTTTAATGAGATTAGAGATATTTTAGGTACAGATAATGTAATGGTAAATGAAACCCCATATGAACCTACAAATTTAAAGGACACCCAAGTTGTGGATTCATTAAATTGCACGCTAAGTGTTCGAGAAAATGCCAAGCTGAAGGATTCATTATCTTGCACGGAAAGTGTTTGTGAAAATGCCAAGCAGAGTAAAGAGATGGAGATTTCATtatacaaaaacaacaacaacataccgagtgtaattccacaagtggaGTCTGGAGAGGGTAGAATATACGCACACATTACCCTTACCTTGGGAGGcaaagaggttgtttccgataatGTTCGTGAAAATGCCAAGCAGAGTAAGGAGCTGGAGGATTcatcatacaacaacaacaacataccgagtgtaatcccacaagtggggttcGGGGAAGGTAGCGTGTACGCAGACCTTGCCGCTACATTGGGAGGCAGAGAGACTATTTCTGATAATGTTCGTGCAAATGCTAAGAAGAGTACAGAGTTGGAAATGCGAAATTTACACGAAAATACTCAGATGGAAGATTTGGTGAAAAGTGATGTTAGTCCTATTGTTCATAAGATTACAGGGATATTGAGGAGTGAATGTGATGTGCTTTCCATGGaggaaaagttggaaaatgaaggttttGAGTATAACGAGGAGGTCGTCGAGAAGGTTTTGAAGAGGTGTTTCAAAGTCCCTCATTTAGCTTTGAGGTTTTTCAATTGggtgaaatcaagaaaagggTTTGGTCATACTACATCGACTTATAACACAATGATTTACATGGCTGCGGAAGCTAAGGAGTTTCGGTTGGTTGACGAATTGGTGATGGAAATGGAGACGAGTTCTTGTCAGAAGAATCTTAAGACGTGGAGCATTTTGCTATCGCATTATGGGAACGCGAAGTTGATTGGCAAAGCGTTGTCGATGTTTGAACAGTTGAAGAAACTTGGTTATGAGCCTGATTTAAGGGCTTATAAGATCATGTTGAGTTCTCTTTGTAATGCTGGAAAAGCGGACATTGCTTTGGAGTACTTCAATGAGATGATCCACAAAGGCTTTATATTGGATGCAGCTATGGTTGGACAGTTGCTCAAATGCTTGGCTAACTCTGGAAATATAGCTGGGGTCCACAAAGTTGGCGACGACATGATAAGTTTTTCTAGTATTCCAGAAAACCACGTGTATGGCCTTATGCTGAAGAGTTTCTGCATTGCGGGGAGAATTACAGAAGCTTTGGAATTGATTCGTGatttaaagaataaaaatatGAACCTCGACTCTGAAATTTTTACGACATTGGTGAAAGGACTGTGTAGGGCCGAGAGGATCGATGATGCATTGGAGATTGTTGAAATTGTGAAGAAAAGAAACGGGGCTGTTGAGAATCTTTATGCAGTCCTTATAAGTGCATATTTGAGGAGAAACGAAATTTCAAAGGCGCTTAATCTATTTCAAAGCATGAAAGGTTCAGGAAATTTGCCCAACGTCTCGACTTATACTAATCTGATGCAGCACCTTTTCag GGTTAATGAGTTTCAGGAAGCATTGAATCTCTATACTGAGATGACAGAGATGGGAGTCGAATTGGATACAGTTGCAGCAACTGCTGTAATTGCGGGTTATATCGGCCAAAACCGCATTTCTGAGGCGTGGGAAGTGTTCGAGAATATGAAGGATAAAGGAATTGTCTTTAGTCGGAAATCATACACCATATTTATCAACGAACTTTCCAAAGTTTCAAGAACGAACGATATTTTCAAGGTTCTAAATGAAATGAAGGCCTCTAAGATGGTTATCGGAAACGATATCTTCCAGGATGTTCTTTCGTACCTGGAGAGAAAAGGAGATACGAAGAACATCAACAGGATCAAGCTTCTGCAGTGGGGTCATAAAGTTTACAATCAAGAAAACGAAACCCTTGAAGCGAGCAGTCAACAAGAACGAATTTTGGAGTTAAATTCAGAAAACCTAGAACAAGTGTCCTCAGCTTCAAATTTGTCTATTGAAAGTGATGTACATGAGATTTGCCAAATTTTGTTATCGTCGACTGATTGGTGCTTAAtacaagaaaaattggagaaatgCGACATACGGTTCAAGCCAGAAATTGTTGTGGAAGTTTTGCGTAACTTCAGGCTGCAAGGTCGTATGGCATTGCAATTTTTCTCTTGGGTTGAGAAGCAAACTAACTATCGACATACAACGGAATCCTACAATATGGCTATTAAAATAGCAGGACAGGGCAAGGACTTCACTCAGATGAGAAATCTATTTTCTGATATGAGGAGAAACGGTTGCTTAGTAACAGCTCATACCTGGACAATCATGATAATGCAGTATGGCAAAACAGGACTAACAGATATCGCTGTTCGTACTTTTAAAGAAATGAAAGATCGCGGTTGTAAACCCACAGAAAGTACGTACAAAGCTTTGATCACATCTCTTTGTCAGAAAAAAGGTAGGAGAATTGATGAATCAGTAAAAATATTCCAGGAGATGATTCAAGCTGGATACAGTCCCGATAAAGAACTAATCGAAGCTTATCTTGGTTGTTTATGTGAACTCGGTAAATTAAGGGATGCCAGAAGCTGTGCTGAATCTTTACAAAAACTCGGTTTCAGTACCCCTTTAACTTATTCGTTGTACATTAGACCACTTTGTCGAGCAGGGAGGCTCGAAGAGGCTTTAGCACTGATTAACGAAGTTGATGACGAGCAAAATATCTTGAATCAGTATGTATATGGAAGTTTAGTTCACGCACTACTACAAAAAGGGCAGTTAGAAGAGGCATTGGCAAGAATCGAATCCATGAAGCAGGTCGGGGTTCATCCAACACCTCATGTATATACTTCCTTGATGGGCTACTTTTTCAGGGCGAAACAGGTCGGAAAGGCTCTTGAAATTTTTGAGGAAATGAAAGATTCGGGCTGTGAACCAACGATCATAACCTACTCAGCTTTAATAAGAGGGTACATGAACGTGGGAAAAGTTTCCGATGCTTGGAATGTGTTTCATCAGATGAAAAGGAATGGACCATATCCTGATTTCAAGGCATACTCCATGTTCATCTCTTGTCTATGTAGAATTGGTAATTCTGAAGAAGCACTTCGACTTTTATCTGAAATGTTGGACATTGGGATTGTTCCTAGTACTGTTAATTATAGAACTGTCTTCTATGGACTCAACAGAGAAGGAAAACAAGATTTAGCAAAGACTGTATTACATATGAAGTTAGAtgtgaaaaggagaagaaagtttctaacttga
- the LOC132043500 gene encoding protein WVD2-like 4 — translation MESENGVPVEEEKLLVPEKNVDVKEEENVSEKTNNANEEKADEAPNVSVVKTELSRNVPKSKVSSQKKLATGATNNNKMVKDQASSRGTAALTCSKKASISQSLSFPARGVSSDVMRKSIDVYPKISDAKELKTKGVKNETKGSSASSLNPSSKGVSSRILKNANANGDVATSRRTTIAAVPGLRQSKSGKSLSANGSAKKATSEVSNDENKKPTKAALPLKEDEDARSTTSSSTTPRGQRRASIAGFSFRLEERAEKRKEFLAKIEEKIQAKEEEKNNLQAKSKENQEAEIKQLRKSLKFKATPMPNFYKEPPPKVELRKIPTTRAVSPKLGRNKNSQSTTNNSSESGGSCFSPRLVKEEVKSPGALLSTSDKVTGVSKGRKPIETKKPMKNSSTSKTKGKTVVTKSKPAEAKALNENICQEKSQEMLEQPDEKSEVNPIDDNAQQRSNVVVMPIAQVTVEG, via the exons ATGGAGTCTGAAAATGGGGTTCCGGTTGAAGAGGAAAAACTTCTTGTGCCTGAAAAGAATGTGGATGTGAAGGAGGAGGAGAATGTTAGTGAAAAAACCAATAATGCAAATGAAGAAAAGGCTGATGAAGCACCTAATGTATCTGTAGTGAAAACTGAACTGTCTCGAAATGTTCCGAAGAGCAAAGTGTCAAGTCAAAAAAAGCTTGCTACTGGTGCTACAAATAACAATAAGATGGTGAAAGATCAAGCTAGTTCAAGAGGCACAGCTGCATTGACTTGTTCGAAAAAGGCGAGTATTTCTCAAAGTCTGTCATTCCCTGCACGAGGCGTTAGTTCCGATGTAATGAGGAAGAGCATCGATGTGTATCCAAAGATATCGGATGCCAAGGAATTGAAAACAAAGGGGGTAAAAAATGAGACAAAGGGATCATCGGCTTCTAGTTTGAATCCGTCTAGCAAGGGCGTATCTTCCAGAATCTTGAAGAATGCAAACGCAAACGGAGATGTTGCAACTAGCAGAAGGACAACTATTGCAGCCGTCCCCGGCCTCCGTCAGTCTAAG TCCGGGAAGTCTCTTTCAGCCAATGGAAGTGCAAAGAAAGCTACATCTGAAGT ATCAAATGACGAAAACAAAAAACCTACTAAAGCTGCATTGCCTCTCAAAGAGGATGAAGATGCTCGTTCTACTACTTCCTC GAGTACCACTCCTCGTGGGCAACGAAGGGCCAGTATCGCTGGATTTTCCTTCAGGTTGGAAGAACGTGCCGAAAAGCGAAAGGAG TTCTTGGCGAAGATAGAAGAGAAGATACAGGCAAAGGAAGAGGAAAAGAATAACCTGCAAGCAAAATCCAAG GAAAACCAAGAGGCGGAGATAAAGCAATTGAGGAAGAGCTTGAAATTTAAAGCTACACCAATGCCAAACTTTTACAAAGAACCCCctccaaaagtcgaactccgAAAG ATACCGACGACACGTGCTGTATCTCCTAAGCTTGGAAGAAACAAAAactcccaatcaacaacaaacaacagcTCTGAAAGTGGAGGATCGTGTTTCAGTCCAAGACTCGTCAAAGAAGAGGTAAAGTCACCCGGGGCTTTGCTGTCAACTAGCGATAAAGTTACCGGTGTTTCAAAAGGGAGGAAGCCTATTGAAACCAAGAAGCCAATGAAAAATTCCTCAACTAGTAAAACTAAAGGGAAAACTGTTGTAACAAAATCAAAACCCGCTGAAGCAAAGGCGTTGAATGAGAATATTTGTCAAGAGAAATCACAAGAAATGCTCGAACAACCTGATGAAAAGTCCGAGGTGAATCCAATAGATGACAATGCACAGCAACGGTCAAATGTTGTTGTTATGCCAATAGCTCAAGTCACTGTTGAAGGTTGA
- the LOC132043494 gene encoding iron-sulfur cluster co-chaperone protein HscB homolog isoform X2, producing MPFLVCTACGSVQPVDQSVDYFQIFGLENKYGIEGENLERKYKDWQRKLHPDLVHTKSQKEREYAAEQSARVIDAYRTLTDPLSRAIYILKLEGVHVDEEEKIDDIELLTEMMELRETVEEAADSQALKQIQGQIQAKFEQSSISFADALQIRKYEEALAAIRKMTYYKRANEEIVKKL from the exons ATGCCGTTTCTTGTTTGCACTGCTTGTGGGAGTGTACAACCTGTTGACCAATCTGTTGATTATTTCCAGATTTTTGGATT GGAAAACAAATATGGAATTGAGGGGGAGAATCTGGAGCGCAAGTACAAAGACTGGCAGAGGAAGCTACATCCGGACTTGGTTCATACAAAATCTCAG AAAGAAAGGGAGTATGCTGCTGAACAGTCTGCTCGTGTGATCGATGCCTATCGCACTCTAACCGACCCATTATCAAGGGCAATATACATT ttgaagttggaaggtgTGCATGTCGATGAAGAGGAAAAGATTGATGATATAGAGTTGCTGACTGAG ATGATGGAACTCCGGGAAACTGTTGAAGAGGCTGCTGACTCACAAGCACTAAAACAAATCCAGGGGCAG ATACAAGCAAAGTTCGAACAATCATCCATCTCTTTTGCAGACGCCTTACAAATTAGAAAGTATGAAGAAGCTTTGGCTGCAATCCGTAAGATGACTTACTACAAGCGTGCAAATGAAGAGATTGTGAAGAAGCTCTAG